Part of the Leptolyngbya sp. BL0902 genome, ACTCAAGTGGCGATAAAAGGGTGAGCTTCTGCGCCATGGCAGTTTTTGTTGAAGCTGGACGCATTCATGAAGCCATACTTCCCTTGCCTTACAGAGACTCGCTTAATTGTAAATGATCCTACTGCTATAAATCCCTTTAAATATCTATAAAATGTCTTTATAAACTTATATCAAATGAGGACAATAAAAATTTGAGTTGAGCCAAAAGTGACATTAATTTAGCATCAAGGTAAGTAAAGGTCATGGGGCAGCGGCCCTTGCTAGCAAGGTTTTCAGCCAAATATGATTTAATGGGCACAGGCTATCACCATGGAAAAGGCAGCTATACTGTTAACCCTCAACTCATTAGCCCTCTACTGAAGAAGATTGAACTTTAGTTACAGAGAACAGCAATTTGAGGACGAACTCTGCATGGCTTAGCGTCCAATGCAGCACACAGATCTGAGATAAAGTTGCCCAGCATGGGATACTCTTGGCTACTTTAAGGGCTTATGGCCATGGCATTGACGGATATCATAGCCCATCAGCCTAGAGCATCCTAGCTAATATCCATGATAGTTGTGACCATCCATAGTTGTGACCATCCATAGTTGTGACCATCCATAAAAGTAGCGTTTGCCACTATGGGATGGGATATGGGAATAGAACTCCCACCTTATATCATGCGGTCAATTACCTCTATCTATCTTTAATAAACCTAGGGGCTACAAGATGATCTATCGTTGAGGCATCCCCATTATGTCTTTTCGTTTTTTCATTTTCCCATGACCCTCACTGCACGACTTCAAGGCACCAACCTCTACCTCATCGGCATGATGGGGGCGGGCAAAAGCAGCACTGGAACGGCCCTAGCCCAGGCGTTGGGCTATCAGTTCTTTGATACCGATGTAGTGCTAGAAACGGTGGCAGGACGGACGATTGCTGAGATTTTCGCTCAGGAGGGAGAGGATGGGTTTCGGCAGCAGGAAACGGAGGTGTTGGCGCAACTGGCGGCCTATCGGCGACTGGTGATTGCTACGGGGGGTGGCATTGTGACCCAGCGGCGCAACTGGGGCCACCTACACCACGGTATTGTGGTGTGGCTAGATGTGCCCCTGGCAGTGTTAGAGCAGCGTCTGGCTGGAGAAACGGGACGCCCCCTCTTGCAGCGGCCCGACTGGCGGCAAACCCTGGCAGATTTGGTGGATCAGCGCCAGCCCCTCTATGCCCAGGCGGATGTGCGGGTACCCATCGCGGCAGGGGATACAGTGGAGGTCATCACCGCGCAAATTTTAAGCCTTGTTGACGAAAGACTGCGGGCGGATGCTCCGGCCAACCAACTCAATTGATACACTAACGGGAGCCTATCATTTCTACCGCTAGCCCTATGGTTCAGTCTCCTGCCACTGCCGACACCATCCACGCCGCCGAGGCCACACGGGTTCAGATTCTCAGCGAAGCCCTGCCCTACATTCAGCAGTTTCGGGGCCGCACGGTGGTCGTCAAGTACGGCGGCGCGGCGATGAAGGACAGCAGCCTCAAGGCCGACGTCATCCGCGATATTGTGTTCATGGCCTGCGTGGGGTTGCGTCCGGTGATGGTGCATGGCGGTGGGCCAGAAATCAACACCTGGCTGGGCAAGCTGAACATCGAACCCCAGTTTAAGGACGGCCTGCGCGTCACCGATGCCCCCACCATGGATGTGGTGGAAATGGTGCTGGTGGGCCGGGTCAACAAAGAACTGGTGGGCCTAATTAACCAGGCCGGAGGCAAGGCCGTGGGCCTGTGCGGCGTGGATGGCAACCTAATCACCGCCCGTCCCCAAGGGGCCGAAGGGGTTGGCTTTGTGGGCGAAGTCAGCGGTGTCGATTCCCGCGTGATCAAGACCCTGGTGGAGGCGGGCTACATCCCCATCGTCTCCAGCGTGGCCAGGGACGACAACGGCCAAGCCTACAACATCAATGCCGACACCGTGGCTGGGGAAATTGCTGCTGCCCTAGGGGCCGAAAAGCTGATCCTACTTACCGACACCAAAGGCATTTTGGAGGACTACACCGATCCCAGCACTCTGCTGCCAAAACTGGACATCCAAAAGGCGCGGGAACTGATTGAGGTGGGCATTGTTTCCGGCGGCATGATTCCCAAGGTGAACTGCTGCGTTCGCTCCCTAGCCCAGGGCGTTGGCGCGGCGCACATTCTGGATGGCCGCATTCCCCATGCCCTGCTGCTAGAAATTTTCAGCGACCTCGGTATCGGCTCCATGATTGTGGCCTCGGAATTTCGGGGCTAACCTTTGCCAGATGTCGTTACGTTAGACCAACCCGCCTCGTATTCATTGGGACTATTATCCGGGCCAGCCAGGTTGAGGGACAGGGACAATTGCGACATCCTGCTATCCGTTAGCGATTAACTCATGAGCTTTTGCCTCAGCCTTGGCCAAGGGAACACGACTCAAGACTTCCATGGGGCTTGGTTTTGTGATGCCAATAACAACGGCATAGCGCTTCTGCATATCAAACCTTGTCAACAGTGAAATTAGCTTTCCCCGATACGGTGGAAGTCACGTGTTTTGCCTTACCCAAAGCACCAGTACCGGACGTGCTTAGAGAAGTCATAAACCGTGGATTGGAATCCCACTGGGGATAGCATAACCTGAGTGCAGGATGGAAAGAACGTGCCCCCAGGGGGTGCTGCCCCTAGGGGCGAGGCTGGAGCCTTGAAGATGGCACCCAGGCAAAGTCTAGATGCGAGGGCAGTCCTTTCCCAGAATCGGCTGTGGGGTTTGGGCCGAGGGCAGGGCCAAGGCTACAATGGTGAAGCTATTGCCCTTCGTCGTTTGTTGGAGCGGTCTATGACCTCTGCGGCCCCCGCCAAAACCCAGTCTGCCAAAACCCAGTACGAGGCCATCATTGGGCTAGAGACCCATTGCCAGTTGTGTACGGAAACCAAGATTTTCTCTCCGGCCTCCACCGCCTTTGGGGCCGATCCCAACACCTACATCGACCCGATTGTGCTGGGAATGCCGGGGGTGCTGCCCGTGCTCAACCAAAAGGTGCTGGAGTATGCCGTCAAGGCGGGGCTGGCACTGAACTGCCAGATTGCCCCCTACTCGAAGTTTGACCGCAAGCAGTATTTCTACCCCGACCTGCCCAAGAATTACCAGATCTCCCAGTACGACCTGCCCATCGCCGAGCACGGCTGGCTAGAGATTGAGCTGATCGACAAGAAAACCAAGGCAGCCACCCGCAAGCGCATCGGCATCACCCGGTTGCACATGGAAGAGGATGCAGGCAAGCTCGTCCACGCCGGAAGCGACCGTCTGGCGGGTTCCACCTACTCTTTGGTGGACTACAACCGGGCTGGGGTGCCCCTGGTGGAAATCGTCTCGGAACCGGACATTCGCACCGGACAAGAAGCCGCCGAATATGCCCAAGAACTGCGCCGTATCGTCCGCTACCTGGGCATCAGCGACGGCAACATGCAGGAGGGTTCCCTGCGCTGCGACGTGAACATTTCCGTGCGTCCGGTGGGCCAAGAGGAATTTGGCACCAAGGTGGAGATCAAAAACATGAACTCCTTCAGCGCCATCCAAAAGGCCATTGAGTACGAAATTGAGCGGCAGATCAAGGCCAACGAAGCAGGCGAAAAAATCCTCCAAGAAACCCGCCTGTGGGACGAAAGCACCCAGCGCACCAAGAGTATGCGCTCCAAGGAAGGCTCCAGCGACTACCGCTACTTCCCCGAACCCGACCTGCCGCCCATTGTCGTTTCCGTTGCCCAAAAAGAAGCGTGGCAAGGGGAACTGCCGGAACTGCCCGCCCAAAAGCGCAGCCGCTACGAGGAAGACTTTGGCCTCTCTGCCTACGATGCCCGGGTGCTCTGCGACGAGCGCCCCATTGCCGAGTTTTTTGAAGCCACCGTGGCCACCGGGGCCGACCCCAAACTCACCGCCAACTGGCTCACCCAGGATATTGCAGCCTACCTCAACTCTGAAAAACTCACGATTGACGAACTGCCCCTGAAGCCGGAGATGCTGGCGGAACTGGTGCAGCTGATCGAAGCGGGCACCATCAGCAACAAAATCGGCAAAGACCTATTGCCCGAACTGCTGACCCAAGGCGGTTCCCCCAAGGCGATGGTGGAAGAACGCGGCCTCAGCCAAATTTCCGACCCCGCCCAAATTGAGGCGATGATCGATGAAGTTCTCGCCGCCCACCCCGAAGAACTGGAAGCCTACCGAGGCGGTAAGAAAAAACTGCAAGGTTTCTTTGTGGGCCAGTTGATGAAGGCCAGCGGCGGACGGGTGGATCCCAAGCTCAGCAACCAGCTCCTGAGTAAAAAGCTCAATGGCTAGGGGATGAGGTTAGGGAGTTGTCAAGGGAGCACTGGTCATATCGTGGATCTCTGACCAGTGCTATCAACCGTTGTCTCTGACTATGGGGGAGAACAAAGATGCAAATCATGATCAATTTGCCACCGGATCTTGAACAGGATTTGACCCGCCAAGCCGCGCAATCCAATATTCCTTTGCAAACTTTGATTCTCAATGCCTTACGTCAAACAACAGAAAATTACCCTAAGCCCCTATCTCAGTGGACAGAGGTCATTCTGACCTATGAGGGAGTGCCTGATTTCCCCGCGTTTGAATCCTACCGTGATGAACTTCTGTGATGCATAACCTACTGATGATTACAGCCAATCAACGGGAATTTGATCGAGTTCCTGGATTAACCACCGAGAATTGGCGACAGTCCTAAAACGTCCCTTTCACCCGCGCAGGTGCCGCCTAAGATGCCATCCCCTCTGATTGAGTTTCGCAATTTGCAAAAAATCTACGGCGAGGGCAATACCGAGGTGCGCGCCCTGTGGAAAGTCAACCTGGCGATTTTTCCGGGGGAATATTGTGCCATCATGGGGCCGTCTGGCTCGGGCAAGTCCACCGCCATGAATATGATTGGCTGTCTGGATCGGCCCACCGCCGGAGACTATTACTTTGATCAGCAAAATGTGGCGACGCTGGCGGATAGCGATCTCGCCCACATTCGCAACCGCAAAATTGGCTTTGTGTTCCAGCAGTTTCATCTGTTGTCCCAGCTAACGGCGCGGGAAAATGTGGAATTGCCCATGGTCTATGCCGGGGTGGCCAAGGCGGAACGGCGACAGCGATCCCTTGCCGCCCTAGAGCAAGTCGGCTTGGGCAACCGCATCAACAATCGCCCCACCCAGCTCTCTGGAGGGCAGCAGCAGCGGGTCGCCATTGCCCGCGCCATCGTTAACCGTCCCCTGTTGCTACTGGCCGATGAACCCACGGGAGCCCTCGACACCCACACTACTGAAGAGGTGCTCAAGATTTTTGCCGACCTCCACGCCAGCGGCATCACCGTGGTGATGGTGACGCACGAACCCGACGTGGCCCGCGCCAGCCAGCGTATCATTTGGTTTAAGGACGGAGAAGTGATGAACGATCACCTCCATCCCGCCGACCTCACCTCGTTGACCACCCTGGGCACTGCTCCATGACCGCTGATGCTTTTCCCCCTGTGGCCCTGCAACCGGGCCAACTGCGTCGGATCCATCACCTGGCGCTGAATGTGAAGGATATGACGGCCTCACGCCAGTTCTATGGTGGGCTGCTGGGGCTACGCGAACTCACCGGAGACGAGGTAGATGATACCCTCAAAGCCTTGGTGGCGGCAGGTAAGGTGGCCAACTTCCTCCTGCCCGATGGCCTGATCCTCGACCTGTTCTACGCGCCAGAGCTCGATCCCCCCGACCCCGACCCCGAACGCACCTTCACCCGCGCCTATCACCTAGCTTTTGACATCCCTGCGGATCAGTTTGATCAAGCTCTGGCGGTGCTGCGCCATCACCAGATTGCCATCGCCCACGGCCCCGTCCGTCGGCCCACCGGGCGCGGCGTGTATTTCTATGATCCCGATGGCTTTATGGTAGAAATCCGCTGCGACCCCGATTAGGGCTAGCCCAGCTCAGCTAGTGCGGTGCCCTCGGCGGTGGTTGCGCTGCCGTCAGGCCCGCGATTGGAAAAGTCCAGACAAAAATGGCCTCCGGGTTTTACCCCAGAAGGCCAATGAATGGGCGTTATCGAGAAAGCCCTGACTAGAATGGGTTATCCCTGAAGCGAGGTTCTAGCTAAGGGCTCAACACCGTCCTGCGGACTGTTCTGGCGAAAACTACCAGCTCGACTTCACCACGCCGGGGAGCAAGCCTTGGTGGGCCATTTCCCGCAGTTTGTTGCGGCAAAGGCCGAAATCGCGGTAGTAGCCACGGGGACGGCCCGTCATCCAGCAGCGGTTGTGCAGGCGAGTGGGGGCACTGTTGCGGGGCAGTTGCTGAATTTTGCGGTGGATTTCAACCCGCTCTTGCTGAGATTGGGCATTGTTAAATTCCTCAAGCAGGGCTTCCCGCTTTTTGGCGTACTTGGCCACCAGTTGTTCCCGCTTGTTCTCGCGGGCAATCATGCTTTTCTTCGCCATGGAGTTTCCTAGCCGTAGAACCTTGGATTACAGACACAGTCTTCTAGTTTAAGGGATAGAGAGGCTTTGTGTAAACTCCCCCCTGCCCCTGAACAGACAGAGGTTAGGGGTTGGGGCTCCTAGCGGTGCCATTAGGGGGGCAACGCTGAAGTGCAGGCCCACTAACCCGCTTTACCAGGGCTGGAGGGCAGGGGCGGCGGTATGAGATCTGTGTCTAGCCGGGGCGGGCTACTGCGGAGGGCAGGCAAGGCAATGACCAGACGATATCCGGCCTCATCACTGCCCTGAAGACGGAGGTGGCCACCGTGATGCTGGGCAAGGTGATGGCACAGAAGCAGCCCCAGCCAGTGCTTAGACAAGTCCGCTGGGGTGAGGCCATTCCCCAACAGACCCTGATTGTAGAGATCGTTTTCTAGGCGCTGGCAGCCGTCGCCCTGTTCGAGGGACTGACAAAGACTAATCATGCTGTTCGGTAGCCCCTCCCCTAACCAGGGATTAGACACCCAAAGGGCCAGGGTGAGGGATTGGCCTTTGCGGGAGCTATGAATCCGCAGGATGCTGTTTTCGCTGGCCATGTGCATGAGGCTAAACACGGCGTGATAGAGGATTTGCTTGACCGTGTGCTGGTCGAGAATCCAGAGTCCTTGGTTGGGCTCTACGGTGAGATCTAGGGTTTGGGAGAGGGTTTCGGCTAGGGGCGCTAGGGTGTCGAGCACCTGATGGCCGAGGCGGTGAATATCAACGGGGGCGGCGACGAGTTTGTTGGTTTCTGGGCTAATCAGCCCCAGATCGAGCATTTCATCGACTTGGTGCATCAGGGTTTGGCTGCTGGTGCGCACAATTTCCACATACTCCCGCTGTTTTTCGGTGAGGGGGCCGTAGATTTCGCGGCCCAACATGCTGGTCATGCCGAGAACAGCGGTGAGAGGATTGCGCATATCCTGAATCAGTTGGCCAATCAGGTGTAGCCGCACGGCATCTACCGCCGCCTGCTCGGCTTGCGTGGTCTGGGCCGCAGACATCGGTCGGGTGGTGGCCTGTTGCCGTTCGTATTCTCCCATGCCCCAACGGGCTGCCATCGCCAAAAAGCTGACATCCTGAGCGCTGAACTGCCGAGGCTGGCGATCCATCACCGCGAGGACACCAATGCACTGATGTTGGCTGGTGATGAGGGGCACGGCACAGTAGGCCGCCAGACCATAGGTGGCCATCATCGCCGTTGGGCTGTGGTGGGGGAGTTGGGTGGCATCGGCCACGGCCCAGGGCTGTTGGCAGTCGAGGACGTAGGGGCTGAGGCTGTCGGCCAGCGGTAGCTGTCGATGTTCGGCCAGGGGATTTCCCAGGCCCAGGCTGGAGAGGCCGTAGGTGGCCTTCAGAACTTCGGTATCCGCTAAGACCACGCTTACCCAGCCGATGGCAATCCCTAAATGATCTCGCACGAGTTGAATCGCTTCCTCGAAGGCAGGAATACTGCGATTGTCCTCAAGGTGGAGGGCGGCAATAGCGTCTAAGCGCTCTTGGGTTGAATGGGGACTCGTCACCGCAAGCGGGCGATGGGCAGACCAACTGTCCACCGTTACATCATTGGGAGCAAGTCCATGGGCTGGGGAAACTAGGAAACTCATGGCCACAGATGGAGGAAGTTAGGAAGACATCCTTAGCATTCCCGAATCGCGGCCTGAATGCGCAGTTTTTTTGAAAAAAACGTAAATTTTTATACGCCATTTCATATTGACTCCTGACACTCGGTTTCCTCGGTGGAGCAGAGGAAGCGGGCCTAGAAGGGAATGGCGCTGGGCGGGCGGCTGATTAGAAGCGCGCAGGACGCTGGGGAACAAGATGGGCACAACCCAGTACGGAGACAGGCGATCAGGTGTTACCCCCACCGACGGCCCTACGTAGTGGCTATTGTTGACTACGCTGCGGCTTTGTGTCCCAGCACCCGCTAGGTTGTCCAGGGCGGTAGGGGATCGCGGTGCCCTTGGCCCTGGCCGTTCTGGCTAAAGTGTTTCGCGGCGCAGATACTACAGCGAGACCAGCGCTTCAGTTCGCCCGGTGGGGTGGGGCAACGACAATCTGGGCAGAGCATCCGTTGGGCCGCCATAGTCTGGGCCACCCTGGCCCAGCGCTGGAAACTTTCCTGGGCTGTAGGACGGTGATCGATAGGAGGTGGGGTGGAAATCACGTCGGGCTCGAAGCTGGGGTGCTGCCGTAGCCAGTCGGGCAGGTTATTGATGGGGGCTGAACTGGGCAAGGTTTTGGGGTGGGGGCGGCGAAACCAGTCGCCACTGGAAAACCGTAGGTCTTGGAGGTCGATCTGAAGCTGTTGGTTGAGCTTGGTGAGAATGCCGATTCGCTCTAGGGTGAGGGTCTGCGCCCACATTGGATTTATGACGGTAACGTAAAGAATCGATTGCTCTAGCCGCACAGGCCGGGATTGGCGGGCGACAGCAGGCCCTACCACGGCAGACCAGTTTTCTAGAATGCGCCGAAACTGCCCTTGCCTACGCCATGCAGGCTGTTTCTCAACCTGGTTTAACAGGTGGCCAAGGGCATCGAGGGACATGGGTATGCCTAGGGAGGTGGACGGTAGCTCGGCCCTTGGGGTGGGCGGTGGGGCGGTGGGCAAGCCTCGATGGCGCAAGACTCAGACTAGCGAGAGGCACCCTGGGGGCTAACGTTAAGTCTGCCCGATCTCCGTGGTGGGCGAGGACATAGCTTCGATGCCCATCTCCATCTGGCTTTAACCCAACCTTCTCACAGATTAACTGGATCCTAGCGGGTAACTAGACTGTAACGAACGTTGTCAATGGGGAAGAAATCAGTAGTATTAGGGGTGTTCCGTTGATCGGTCGTCTAGGACGTTACGCCATGGTTCATCCGTCGGTTGGTTCCACACCCTATCCTAATGCTTCCCAGCCAGGGGTAGCCAGCCCACCCAGCCCCGACCTCCACCGCGCCCTGGGGAGTCTCATGGTGAACCTGGATGATGAGATCCTACGCTATCGCCATAGCCGCACCGGACAGGGGCCTCGTCCCGATACTCAGCGCAAACTTGCCTTTCGGCCCAAGGGTCGCCCCGCCCCCAGTTTGATGCCCCTCCAGGCGTCTGGCTCTAAGCCCAGCCAGGGCCAACCCACCCGCAGGCTGACGGATCCGCCCGTGCCCCAGAAACGCCGCACGGCGTCGGCCACCCCCAGTCTTCCGGCCTACGCACCAGGGGCTATTCCTGGTGTACCGCCCACCGCTGCGACTGATCTGGGCAGTACCCTAGCCCCCTATGCCCCGGCACCAGATGCCTACCTGGAGAGCACAGCGGCTTTGCTGGGCAGTGCGCCCGCCGCTGCGCCCATCTATCGTCCAGAGGAGCCCTATTATCCAGAGCCCTACTTCCCCCAAGACGAGGCCGACTATGAACCGTCCCTGGCCCAACGGCTTTCTACGCCGTTAGGGGTGGGGGCATTGCTGCTGTTGCTGGTGGGCAGTGCGGGCTTAGGCTATTTGGCCACCTCCCCCGCCGCCCTCGACCATTTACGGGATCGAGTTGGCCTGGGGCATTCCTCCTCTCCGGCTCCTGATGCTGAGGATGGGGCACCTCCGGCCCTAGGGGAAGTGCCCACTGGGCTCCAAGGCATCGGCCCAGATTTGTCAGGCCAGACCTTTGACGCCCTGGATCTTGACCGGGTGAGTCGGCTACCCGTAGAGCCTTCGCGAAGTGGGGCCAGTCTAGAACCAGCGGACAGGGCACTGAATTCTGCCCCCGGTGCCGATTCAGCGCCTGCCCCCACCGAGGCTTCCCCCACCGAAGCTGGGACAGCATCAAGCAGCCCTCCCCAACCCACGGAGCCCATTCGGCCTACGGGCACCCTCCGAACAGAACCTGTGACTCCCAGTGCGCCCAGCCGCCCCACTCCGGTGACGGTATCGCCGAGTGCCGTTTCGCCCGGTGCGGCTCGACCCGCTGCGTCTGCGCCCCCTGCGCCCATGCCTCCCATTGCCGCCCCCCCGGCACGTCCGGCTCCACCACCGTCAGCTCCAGCGGCTCCTCCTGCGGCCCAACCTCCCCAACCCCTCGGCACCGTGACCAC contains:
- a CDS encoding shikimate kinase, giving the protein MTLTARLQGTNLYLIGMMGAGKSSTGTALAQALGYQFFDTDVVLETVAGRTIAEIFAQEGEDGFRQQETEVLAQLAAYRRLVIATGGGIVTQRRNWGHLHHGIVVWLDVPLAVLEQRLAGETGRPLLQRPDWRQTLADLVDQRQPLYAQADVRVPIAAGDTVEVITAQILSLVDERLRADAPANQLN
- the argB gene encoding acetylglutamate kinase, whose product is MVQSPATADTIHAAEATRVQILSEALPYIQQFRGRTVVVKYGGAAMKDSSLKADVIRDIVFMACVGLRPVMVHGGGPEINTWLGKLNIEPQFKDGLRVTDAPTMDVVEMVLVGRVNKELVGLINQAGGKAVGLCGVDGNLITARPQGAEGVGFVGEVSGVDSRVIKTLVEAGYIPIVSSVARDDNGQAYNINADTVAGEIAAALGAEKLILLTDTKGILEDYTDPSTLLPKLDIQKARELIEVGIVSGGMIPKVNCCVRSLAQGVGAAHILDGRIPHALLLEIFSDLGIGSMIVASEFRG
- the gatB gene encoding Asp-tRNA(Asn)/Glu-tRNA(Gln) amidotransferase subunit GatB; the protein is MTSAAPAKTQSAKTQYEAIIGLETHCQLCTETKIFSPASTAFGADPNTYIDPIVLGMPGVLPVLNQKVLEYAVKAGLALNCQIAPYSKFDRKQYFYPDLPKNYQISQYDLPIAEHGWLEIELIDKKTKAATRKRIGITRLHMEEDAGKLVHAGSDRLAGSTYSLVDYNRAGVPLVEIVSEPDIRTGQEAAEYAQELRRIVRYLGISDGNMQEGSLRCDVNISVRPVGQEEFGTKVEIKNMNSFSAIQKAIEYEIERQIKANEAGEKILQETRLWDESTQRTKSMRSKEGSSDYRYFPEPDLPPIVVSVAQKEAWQGELPELPAQKRSRYEEDFGLSAYDARVLCDERPIAEFFEATVATGADPKLTANWLTQDIAAYLNSEKLTIDELPLKPEMLAELVQLIEAGTISNKIGKDLLPELLTQGGSPKAMVEERGLSQISDPAQIEAMIDEVLAAHPEELEAYRGGKKKLQGFFVGQLMKASGGRVDPKLSNQLLSKKLNG
- a CDS encoding ABC transporter ATP-binding protein; translated protein: MPSPLIEFRNLQKIYGEGNTEVRALWKVNLAIFPGEYCAIMGPSGSGKSTAMNMIGCLDRPTAGDYYFDQQNVATLADSDLAHIRNRKIGFVFQQFHLLSQLTARENVELPMVYAGVAKAERRQRSLAALEQVGLGNRINNRPTQLSGGQQQRVAIARAIVNRPLLLLADEPTGALDTHTTEEVLKIFADLHASGITVVMVTHEPDVARASQRIIWFKDGEVMNDHLHPADLTSLTTLGTAP
- a CDS encoding VOC family protein, whose amino-acid sequence is MTADAFPPVALQPGQLRRIHHLALNVKDMTASRQFYGGLLGLRELTGDEVDDTLKALVAAGKVANFLLPDGLILDLFYAPELDPPDPDPERTFTRAYHLAFDIPADQFDQALAVLRHHQIAIAHGPVRRPTGRGVYFYDPDGFMVEIRCDPD
- the rpsN gene encoding 30S ribosomal protein S14; the protein is MAKKSMIARENKREQLVAKYAKKREALLEEFNNAQSQQERVEIHRKIQQLPRNSAPTRLHNRCWMTGRPRGYYRDFGLCRNKLREMAHQGLLPGVVKSSW
- a CDS encoding GAF domain-containing sensor histidine kinase, with product MSFLVSPAHGLAPNDVTVDSWSAHRPLAVTSPHSTQERLDAIAALHLEDNRSIPAFEEAIQLVRDHLGIAIGWVSVVLADTEVLKATYGLSSLGLGNPLAEHRQLPLADSLSPYVLDCQQPWAVADATQLPHHSPTAMMATYGLAAYCAVPLITSQHQCIGVLAVMDRQPRQFSAQDVSFLAMAARWGMGEYERQQATTRPMSAAQTTQAEQAAVDAVRLHLIGQLIQDMRNPLTAVLGMTSMLGREIYGPLTEKQREYVEIVRTSSQTLMHQVDEMLDLGLISPETNKLVAAPVDIHRLGHQVLDTLAPLAETLSQTLDLTVEPNQGLWILDQHTVKQILYHAVFSLMHMASENSILRIHSSRKGQSLTLALWVSNPWLGEGLPNSMISLCQSLEQGDGCQRLENDLYNQGLLGNGLTPADLSKHWLGLLLCHHLAQHHGGHLRLQGSDEAGYRLVIALPALRSSPPRLDTDLIPPPLPSSPGKAG
- a CDS encoding DciA family protein; amino-acid sequence: MSLDALGHLLNQVEKQPAWRRQGQFRRILENWSAVVGPAVARQSRPVRLEQSILYVTVINPMWAQTLTLERIGILTKLNQQLQIDLQDLRFSSGDWFRRPHPKTLPSSAPINNLPDWLRQHPSFEPDVISTPPPIDHRPTAQESFQRWARVAQTMAAQRMLCPDCRCPTPPGELKRWSRCSICAAKHFSQNGQGQGHRDPLPPWTT
- a CDS encoding SPOR domain-containing protein, with product MVHPSVGSTPYPNASQPGVASPPSPDLHRALGSLMVNLDDEILRYRHSRTGQGPRPDTQRKLAFRPKGRPAPSLMPLQASGSKPSQGQPTRRLTDPPVPQKRRTASATPSLPAYAPGAIPGVPPTAATDLGSTLAPYAPAPDAYLESTAALLGSAPAAAPIYRPEEPYYPEPYFPQDEADYEPSLAQRLSTPLGVGALLLLLVGSAGLGYLATSPAALDHLRDRVGLGHSSSPAPDAEDGAPPALGEVPTGLQGIGPDLSGQTFDALDLDRVSRLPVEPSRSGASLEPADRALNSAPGADSAPAPTEASPTEAGTASSSPPQPTEPIRPTGTLRTEPVTPSAPSRPTPVTVSPSAVSPGAARPAASAPPAPMPPIAAPPARPAPPPSAPAAPPAAQPPQPLGTVTTAPTPPPSLSAAPPPPLTPSASTPPPATSQPNFYVVTDYTGNQSLESARRVVGNAYVRDFQGGTKIQMGAFSQESSARTLVEQLQQQGIPAQVYNTP